The following is a genomic window from Chitinophaga caseinilytica.
CATATCGAAGCTTACCTGAAATCCGGGAAACCGGTGATGGGCTTCCGTACCACCACTCACGCATTTAATTTCCCCGCCGGCCACGCCAGCGAAAAATGGAACGCGTTCGGCGAATTTGCCCTCAACGCGCCTCCGGGCTGGGGCGGTAAAGCCAAACATACGCACTATGGCCACAGCAGCAGCACCGATGTGAGCGTGATCCCTGAACAAGCCGCAAACCCTATACTGACGGGCGTTGCGAAAGACTGGCACGTGCGCTCCTGGCTCTATCATGTTGTGCCCGATTACCCCGTTAAAGGCTCAACGTGGCTGCTGACGGGCAAAGCGGTAAACCCGGAAAGACCGGCCGTGGAAAATCCCGTGGCCTGGACCGGCACCAACTCCTTCGGCGGAAAAGTATTCATGACCACACTCGGTCATCCCGAAGATTTCAGGGTGGAAGCTTTCCAGCGACTGCTGATCAATGCGATTCATTACGAGCTTGGCCTCAAGGTACCGAAGAAATGGAAAGGCAAGATCGATATCAACGTTCCTTACCGTGTAGCTAATTAGAATAAATTACCGGAGATCATGAGATTAACCACGTTTGGCGGGCTGCTGCTATGTGCAGTTGCGCCTGCAATACTGTTATTGAACGCCTTCAGGGCAAAAGACCCGCCGCCGCTGACGCTTGTCAAAGGCGCGCGCATCGCCATGATCGGCAATAACCTGGGGTCGAGGATGATCCATTACGATAACCTGGAAACCGAGCTCCAGGTGCGCTTTCCAACGTATCAACTGTTTATCCGCAACATGTGCGACCCCGGAGAAACGCCGGGGTTCCGGCCACACGCGGGCCGCACCACGCCCTGGGCTTTCCCCGGCGCTGAAAAGTTTTCGGTGGAACGCGCCAATCTTATCAGAAGTAAAACCGATCCCGCCAAACTGATGCTGGACGAAAACGATCCCGCGGAAGGTTTTTTTGAAACGCCCGATGAATGGCTCACCCGGCTCAAAACCGATGTGATCATCGCGTTCTTCGGCTATAACGAATCTTTCGCCGGCGACGCCGGTCTACCCAATTTCAAAGCCGAACTGGCCGCCTTCATCAAATGGACGCTCCAGCAAAAATACAACGGCGCCTCCGCCCCGCAGCTCGTCATCGTGTCCCCGATCGCTTTCGAAAACCTGTCAGACACCCGCGATCTGCCCGATGGCCGCAAGGAAAACCGCAACCTGCAATTGTACGCCAACGCCATGAAAGAGGTGGCTGCGCAGCACAAAGTCCTTTTCGTGGACGCGTTCAATCCCTCCATGAAATGGTACAACGAATCCGCCGCGCCATTGACGATCGACGGCTCCCAGCTGAACGAAGCAGGTTACCGGAAATTCAGCGTGTTGCTCGCCGATCAGATTTTCGGAGATGGGATGACGCAGGCGCAAACCGACCGGAAACTGGTGAACGACGCGGTGCTGGAAAAAAACTGGATGTGGTTGTACGATTATAAAGTGCCGAACAGCGTGCATGTGTACGGTCGGCGGTACAAGCCTTACGGGCCGGATAACTTTCCGGCGGAAATCAAGAAGGTCCGCGAGCTGACCGACATTCGCGACACCGCCATCTGGCTGGCCGCATCCAAAGGAGAAATCATGGACCTGGCGGCGGCGGATAAAAATACCAGCGTGCTGCCCGACATTCAGACCAACTACACCGAAAACCGTAAAAACGGGAACCTGAAATATCTGTATGGACAGGAGGCGGAACATAGCCTGAAGCTGCCACCGGGCTACAAAGCGGAGCTTTTTGCATCGGAGTCGGAATTCAGTTATCTCGCCAAACCCGTACAGCTTTCGTTCGACAATAAAGGCCGTTTATGGGTGGCTACCATGCCCACGTATCCCCAATACAGGCCCGGCGATCCCAAGCCCAACGATAAGATCATCATCCTGGAAGATACCGACCAGGACGGAAAGGCCGATAAACAAACGGTGTACGCGGATGGCCTGCATTTGCCGCTGGGATTTGAAATAGCACCGGAAGGCGTGTATGTTTCGCAGGGGATCGACCTGGTGCTGCTCAAAGACACGGATGGCGATGGAAAGGCGGACCAGAAGGAAATCTTGCTGAGCGGGTTCGACGATCATGATTCGCACCACAGCAATCATGCCTTCACGGCAGACGGTTCCGGGGCTATTTTTTCGGGCGAAGGCGTGTTCCTCCGTTCCAATATCGAAACGTCGTACGGCCCGGTTTACGCCACCAACGGCGGTTTTTACCGGTTCGATCCGCGGCGCATGAAACTGGAGCGTACCGCGCAGCTGGATATTCCCAATCCCTGGGGCATTTCGTTCGACGACTGGGGACAGCCTTTCTTCGCCGAAACCTCCTCGCCCGACGTGCGCTGGATGCTCCCGGGAATGGTGATGCCGCGATACGGCCGGGCAACGCACAAATCCGAACAGCTGGTGGAGCCGAAACACCTGGTGCGGCCCACTTCCGGCATCGAATTCGTTTCCAGCCGGCACTTCCCCGACGATGTGCAGGGCGATTTACTGATCAATAATACCATCGGGTTCCTGGGCATCAAGCAGCATACCATGGAAGACGCCGGTACCGGTTATAAAAGCCAATTCCATATGGATCTGCTGCGGAGCGACGATCCCAACTTCCGGCCGGTAGACCTGGAGTTTGCGCCCGACGGGTCGCTGTACGTGGTGGACTGGCATAACGTCCTCATCGGTCACATGCAACACAATGCCCGCGACCCCCTGCGCGACCATACCCACGGAAGGATCTATCGCGTCACCTATCCTGCCCGTCCGCTCGTGAAACCGGCGAACATCGCCGGTGCGGGGATCGACGAGCTGCTGGAGAACCTGAAACTGCCCGAATACCGTACCCGCTACCGGACCCGCAGGGAACTGAGGGGAAGGGATGCAAAAGAAGTGATGGCAAAAGTTAAAACCTGGGCCGCCCGGCTGGATACCGCCGATGCCCGGCGCGAGCATCATTTGCTGGAAGCGCTTTGGGTGAGCCAGGGAACCGGGAAGGTAGATCCGCAACTGTTGAAGCAGGTCCTGAAAGCGAAAGATTACCACGTTCGTGCCGCGGCCGTACAGGTATTGCGGTACGCCGGGCCGGAAGTGCCCGACCAGGCCGCGCAGATGCTGGTGGCCGCGCGGGACAAAAACAGCCGTGTGCGCCTTTCGGCCATCGTGGCCGCTTCTTGGATGAAGAAGGAAACCGGGTTGGCGGTGCTCGCCGCGGCGGGCAAGTTCCCGATGGACAAATGGACCATCCACGCCTATAAAACCGCGCTCGCGCATTTGAAGGGCGTGGATGTGGAGAAGGAGGCCGAAACCGAAACGAAGAAGAAGCCAACCCTGCAAGGCCCTGAGCTCGCGTTGTTCAACCAGGGCAAGCTCATCTACAATAAGGAAGGATATTGTAAAACCTGCCACCAGGCCGACGGGAAGGGCCTGCTGGCTGCGGGGTTCCCGCCGTTATCCGGGAATGCCTGGGTGAACGGGAATGACGAGCGGCTGATCAAACTGGTGCTCAAGGGGCTCGTGGGGCCCATCGAAGTGAGCGGGAAAAAATACCCCGGCCAGGTGCCCATGACGCCTTTCGGCGGTTTGCTGAAGGATGAAGAGGTGGCCGCGGTGTTGACGTATGTCCGGAATTCGTTCGGGAACAACGGTGCCGCCATTTCCCCTGAAAAAGTAAAGAAAATTAGAAAGGCCACAGAAAATAAAAAAGATTTATATTCAACGGATCAATTACTGAAAGAACACCCTATGAAGTAATTCGGCGTTGGGCCAAATCTAAAATTCTACGTCATGAACAACAAACTAAGATTGTTTTATGGCAGTTGTTTTGCACTGATCACAACTGCATTTTCCTTCAGCATCAGGGCGGGCATTCTTCCGCAGCTGGCTGAAACTTTCCAGCTGAGCGCCACGCAACTGGGATTCATCAATTCCATGTGGTTCCTGGGCTTCCCGATTTCCATGGTGATCGGCGGGCTGTTTTATTACCAGATCGGGCCGAAGCGGATCATGATCTTCGCATTTTTCGCGCATACGCTGGGCATTCTCCTGACGATTTATTCCGGGGGATATACGGGCCTGTTGATTTCCACGCTGCTATTGGGTTTGGGGAACGGTTGTACGGAAGCGGCCTGTAACCCCATGATCG
Proteins encoded in this region:
- a CDS encoding ThuA domain-containing protein yields the protein MNTFCFGLLLTLGGLFCTQSPQKAKKPLVVFVCGDHEYSGEATLPILAAELEKNYGMRTIVLKSSPDHNSEENIPGLEALKDADLAVFYLRWRRLPADQLAHIEAYLKSGKPVMGFRTTTHAFNFPAGHASEKWNAFGEFALNAPPGWGGKAKHTHYGHSSSTDVSVIPEQAANPILTGVAKDWHVRSWLYHVVPDYPVKGSTWLLTGKAVNPERPAVENPVAWTGTNSFGGKVFMTTLGHPEDFRVEAFQRLLINAIHYELGLKVPKKWKGKIDINVPYRVAN
- a CDS encoding PVC-type heme-binding CxxCH protein; translated protein: MRLTTFGGLLLCAVAPAILLLNAFRAKDPPPLTLVKGARIAMIGNNLGSRMIHYDNLETELQVRFPTYQLFIRNMCDPGETPGFRPHAGRTTPWAFPGAEKFSVERANLIRSKTDPAKLMLDENDPAEGFFETPDEWLTRLKTDVIIAFFGYNESFAGDAGLPNFKAELAAFIKWTLQQKYNGASAPQLVIVSPIAFENLSDTRDLPDGRKENRNLQLYANAMKEVAAQHKVLFVDAFNPSMKWYNESAAPLTIDGSQLNEAGYRKFSVLLADQIFGDGMTQAQTDRKLVNDAVLEKNWMWLYDYKVPNSVHVYGRRYKPYGPDNFPAEIKKVRELTDIRDTAIWLAASKGEIMDLAAADKNTSVLPDIQTNYTENRKNGNLKYLYGQEAEHSLKLPPGYKAELFASESEFSYLAKPVQLSFDNKGRLWVATMPTYPQYRPGDPKPNDKIIILEDTDQDGKADKQTVYADGLHLPLGFEIAPEGVYVSQGIDLVLLKDTDGDGKADQKEILLSGFDDHDSHHSNHAFTADGSGAIFSGEGVFLRSNIETSYGPVYATNGGFYRFDPRRMKLERTAQLDIPNPWGISFDDWGQPFFAETSSPDVRWMLPGMVMPRYGRATHKSEQLVEPKHLVRPTSGIEFVSSRHFPDDVQGDLLINNTIGFLGIKQHTMEDAGTGYKSQFHMDLLRSDDPNFRPVDLEFAPDGSLYVVDWHNVLIGHMQHNARDPLRDHTHGRIYRVTYPARPLVKPANIAGAGIDELLENLKLPEYRTRYRTRRELRGRDAKEVMAKVKTWAARLDTADARREHHLLEALWVSQGTGKVDPQLLKQVLKAKDYHVRAAAVQVLRYAGPEVPDQAAQMLVAARDKNSRVRLSAIVAASWMKKETGLAVLAAAGKFPMDKWTIHAYKTALAHLKGVDVEKEAETETKKKPTLQGPELALFNQGKLIYNKEGYCKTCHQADGKGLLAAGFPPLSGNAWVNGNDERLIKLVLKGLVGPIEVSGKKYPGQVPMTPFGGLLKDEEVAAVLTYVRNSFGNNGAAISPEKVKKIRKATENKKDLYSTDQLLKEHPMK